The region TAACATGATAAAGTAAATCTTTTTCGATTATAGGTACGTGTCAATAAATTTGTCTTAATGATTATTATCAAAAAGATGCTACATcccattgaaataataaaagcgaccttgatattttgcatatatatatatatatatatatatatatatatatatatatacatcttctttaattattttaattgttttgaattatttcattaaatataacacgtatctttcttattattatgcCAACAGTCACTTTTGAAATTATCGTTGACGGTCATTcaagtttaaaaaagtataaatatattattaattttccaattttcaaAGTTATATCTCTCAAAGACGAGGCCTCGTACCATGAGTTTTGACCCATTCTGTATAAATAGGACACGTATAACGAGTACCTTGAATCCAAATGTAATGCTACTTGATATCATAGTCGATATAGTGTGCTTGAACACGCGATTTCTATATCTCATGCTTCTTTCACAGGGATCGAAGAACACGTAATCCGTTATCACAAGCATAAAGATGcgcaaaatctgattttttttttttttccgaattAGATCGACGATTCTTCCTCCCTTCTCTCGAGGATTTAAACTTGGAGCTAAATTTAACTCATGGGCACGTAAAGCACGTCCCTATACACACGGCGATCGATTGTCTTTTGTCTCGAATTGCTGTTCCAAGACTCTTAGCCATTTGCACAAAACTTCTATCCTTCGCTATTGATCggataattattacaaagttGCTACGCCATTTCCTAGTTGATAGACTTGAGCTATTCTACAATGTATATTTCCGCTTGTGCGATACGACATgcggagaagaagaaagaagaataaaaagaaaaagaggtaTAATAAGAAGATGATGAcgaagagtaaaaaaaaacgcgatgACTCATGTtgatgagaaataaattacacgCGAAAAGAGAGTAGAGTATATAGCTCGAGTCTACGCTATCTTGAATATGAATTACGTTCTCATGGCAACTGATGACGGGGAAGGTCATGTGCAGGGGTGAGGGTGAGACCGTGTACGCGAGggcgacggcgcggcgaggTTGCAACGTTGAATATACTGTGTGATGCgacaatttttaatacgtataaacatttaaatatttaccccGCAGGCCACGTCGGAAATACGTGGACAGACGTGAATATCACGTACGCAGGGTACACGTCGTCGCTTCTAGCTTCCGGTAGCGATTGTTGATCGATCGCTTGCattgggggaaaaaaaaacagacgcGTTTCAGATAGCGTGAAACACGTCTTTATCTGCCTTATCTGACTGCCGATCCCGTGTATTCGTCGTGGCCTCCGCTTTAATTTCGCTCACGCGATAGGCGCGTACGCATATACGTATCGATAAGTGTAATTTCACGTGTATTActcgcgaagaaaaaaaagagggagaggttccccttttttttctcttttgccTCCCTCGCCTTCTCTCTTTCACGCAACCATTCTTATTTCATAAGCTAGGACAACGGTacgctatacatatatactatatgcACCTTTtcattatgcaatttatatgtattatatgtattcgCGATCGCGAGGGAGAGAATACATATAACGTGTAATGTTTATGTATTCCGAATGGACGGCAAATTCTATCGATTCCTATCGCTAACAGACCCCGACTGTACGGATGATATATTCGAATATTCGTGCTTTCTTCGAGGCCAACGCAACGGTCCTCATCTACGAGATTATTGCCCGTTATCGCCATATCCGTTCGCGGTAAGCGTGAAACGCGAGCCCGGTAACACGATCGACCACCTGTATCCCCGTGCATAATTCCTCCTATCGAACAAACAAAGGAATGGTTAGATGGTTACTCGTTGGCAAACAGTTAACGACGTTCGCTCGGCACGGTCTCGCCCCGCGTTCCTATCAGGTTACTCCGGACCTTTTCTCACCTTTCGCCGTCCGCGGTGTCAAGGTGCCGATCGGCACGATTCCAGACTATTCCAGAGGGAGATGACAACGCGGCGAACCGATGAAAGAGCGTGATTCTGCATACAAGATCCTGCGGTTCAGGTGACGTTTTCCCTCCCCCGAGAAGACGCGGTATTCCGGTAATCCCGGCACGTACATATACACGTCATGTCGACCAAGACCAAGACCGTGGTGCGGAAGACGAGATCCAGCAACTTGGAGTACCGCGGCGACTCCAGATTTCCATCAGGCTCGGCGTGCGACCGTACGCTCGGAGACAGGCCGCGTCATCTGAAGAGGAGTAGCGCGTACGAAGGAAAAGAGGTAAACGCAGTTTACACCCTGTTTCTGAGGAAAAGCGGGATGTGTCTCCATTTAAATTCATctgtaagttaaaaataattgtataaaatgttgTTGATGGTAGGTCGGCAGGATAAGGGATAAAAGCGGCACGAGGAAATATCTGATTCCCTCGAAGGAGCCTATGGTCTATCCGAAGATAATGACGAGGAAGGAGTATGAGGACCTGAAAGAACGCAGCCGCGTAATCACAAAGGAAGAGAGACAAACGACTGCGGAGGCCGCGgcgaaggagagggagagactgACGAAGGAAAGCGCGGCACGGAAAGAGGCAATCCGCATGATGGACATGAAGAAGAGTCGCGAGAAGGATCCGAGAACGAGGGAGATCGAGGAGGAGGCAAGAAGGAGGACAATGCACATCCTCGAGCGGGCGTACAACATGCGTCTGGAGCAGGAGGAAGAGATACAGAAGTGCACGCGGCTCATCCTTGAGACCAAATGCCGAGCTATTCGCGACGCCCAAGTAAACCTGCACTGACATTGCAACGGAATTCCGCATATATGACGTAACGTCTATATAATGCCCAATTTTCGTGTACATGTACATTTAGCTATTCATTTGCAGATCGCGGAAAAAAAGCTGATGGAACAGGAGCTTCTCGAGGAGGAGAAACGGCTGCACGACATGATGGAAGACGAGAGGAGATGGGCGATCAAGGAAGAGTCGCGAAAGGAACAGGAGGAGGCGGCCAAGAGGCTGCGATTCGCCAAGATCCTGAAGGAGCAGATCGTGGAAAACGAGGAGCAGCGGGTACTCGAGTTTGAGAAGAAGCAGGAGGAAAGCCGGCtcatcaatttaaataatatcgcgTGGCAGCAAGATGAGATGGAGAAGCTGCGCAACAAAGAGGCTGAAAATGCTAAAGTGCGGCAGGAACTTGCGGAAGGAAACGAACAACTGAAACATTTCAAGGCTATGGAACAAgaggaaaacaaaattatagatataaggtgtgttttatcaaaaatcatttcaaatcatttattagtttttaaacGTACCTGCTTGGAACTATCTCGACCTTGGTATCTTgacttggaaaaaatataatttttattaaatttaacttttcaGGATACAAAACTATCATCGaatgaaagaagagagagaggccaAAAAGATGGAAGAGCAGAAATTAGAGAGATTGAGAAAAGAACGAGAAAAAACCAGAGTAGCGATGCGAACGGTGCAGACGCACGAGCTTCAGGTATTGAATATCGAACTTGATTGATTCGCTACGTAAGTGTATCTAGAAGTACGCTAGAAGTTACGCTAGACAGCAATATACCATACAAGGAATGGAATTTTACCAACAATAAGTACGTCGCAAGATCATGAATTTTTCCGCTAATGAAAACGCAATAATTTACGCAATACATCATGTCGCGTTGCGCGTATCGTTCCATTTACTTCTATAATTACCTACATACGTCCTTGCGTGTCTCAACTACCTGTTGTCGAGGGTCAATGAATCCACGAGCGCCACGTCAGGTCTCGCTATCTACAATATGTGTTCTTCTTTCGAAATTGCGcttcgcgttttttttttatcgtatttttttcttattgcgTGGTTATTTGTGGCACTTGATAAAGTATTAAGTGCCATATGCTATATGTTATTGCACTGTAATGAATTCTTTTcgcaattaaaacaattactGTACGTTGAACGTTATAAACTATATTTCTGTTGATTCTAATACGgcctatttttaaaatgtcgtTATTATGTCATACGTTATTGAtgttttaaagaaacatttaattaaaggaTTATAAGTTACTATAGTTTTAACTGTAAGCAACGTGCGACAATAAATTTACAGGCGCAAATTGATGAAATCAATGCGGCTCGGGTTCAGGAAGAGGTAGAACGGGAATGGAGAcgaaaagagaaggaagaagctTTAAAGAAACTGGAGGCTCAAAAGATTCTTCAGAGACAAAGGGAGGaacaaataaacaataagCGAATAATGCAAGCCATCGAGATCGAGCGAGAGAGGCGGGAATTCGAGAGGCGTGCACGTGTGCAAAAAGCAGCTTTTTGTAGAGAAAAGAAGGAACTCGGACAAAAGCAACAGCAGGCTCAAATTCATCGCagtgaaatattaaagcaGGTTTGTATCATTAGTCTTCACCTGAAACAATGTTAATGCATTAGTAtgcacaattttatatatatatatatatatatatatatattagagagGGATATATTATTCTGTcctcaattataaatatattcttttatatagttatatatatgtatataatattgtagattatgtacattattacaatatatatgtgtcttattgtacattatatgtattattctaTTTCGCTTGGATAGGTAAATGAAAAGGAACGAGAGCGCATTGCTGAGCGGCAAAAAATGTTTGAAGAAGGCTTGGCAATACGTGCTGAAACTGCGATACGTAAGAAGAAATTACAAGATGCAATGGAACGAAAGTACCAAGAAATGAGAGAGAACAAAGTCcctgatatttatattaacgaAGTGAAACGGATGATCGAAACTATTCAATGAGTTATTTGATCAGACTGcgtgtgaaaaagaaaattaagagaaataaaaaagtataatatacatatatacatatataatttttttacatagatGTAACAAGTTTATAGAAAATTGTCTAGTTTTACAGTCTTTTAAGTCTCTGCGACACATCACTTCCATATCATTAGAACGTTTGCATCGCGCTCGATGAGATCTTCAATTTGCGCGGCGGACTGGCCCGTGTTACAGCATATTTCATCGAGGCTGTACGTGCCTTTGAAATACTTGTAAACTGGATTATTTTTTGCTTCTTCGCTGCAAGATGCACCAGGAAGAAGTACAGGATACTATAAGAAaagaatcaattaatatacCGCTATACACGCAGTGCAGCTTATAATGCAACGCCCGAAAGCTACTCACATTGTACACCCTTCTAATAAGCCCCTCGATCAAACCAAATTGTACCAGCCTTCTCTCATTTATTCTTAGGTTCTGTGGATTGAGACGTTGGCACAAGTCTTTCATACTGACGCCGTAAGTCATACTCGAATACATACGGTATATATCTCTAAAAAACGCCGGTTGTCTAGctataaagaaacaaaaaaccatcaataaatttaatcgtgGTGTTAAACGTAATAATCATTACGTTCGAGAAACGATCATTTACCTAACTTGGAAGCGTACGCTATACACCTTTCCTGTAATTTTAGGTCGTCCggcaattttcttaatttcggAGTTACGGCATAGACGTTactatattgaaatattgggATCAAAGTTACAACCCCATAATATCTGCAAACATGTCtcttatataatacaatcgATTAAGGGAATGGTATCTCTCGTAGAAATATCTCGTACACAAGATTTTGCACGCAGCTTTTGACCAAATTATTCTCCACGTCGGCCTCAGCCGCTATGCGCGCCACATGATTAAAACCATCGATGTAAGGTAACAGTTGTTGCGTAGTCAAATCCCATTGATCGCACTGAAATGACTCTCTGTCTTCCAAAAATATTGGTACCTGATGATCGAGAACTGGCTTTGGCTCAGGCGCTAATCTCACAACTTTCAAATGTGATGTCATTGTTCCCTCTAACAAGATATTACATGTAACATATCACGAGAtaagacattttaaatattatatatatctatgaaACCTACCAGTCAATGTACACATTTTGTGCATATTCAAATCCTGCATGACTTGAGCGAGCATCTCCGCCAGTCTGGTCTTGTCATCCGAGGCAGATAGAAAGCAATTTTCTATTTCCAAAGCCATCTGATAATCACGTGAAAATTAGTACATATAAATCGCTATacttgcaaaatattaaaaatttaccaaGAAATCCGACATCTTCTTGACCACTGGCTCATAATGGACAGTACGAGCATTCGCATCACAGACGAAACAcaagttgaaataaaacgcATTTCTTGCGTATTTCTTATCGTCAATCTTCACGGGGAAGCCCAAAATCTTATAGTCCTTTAACGTGCtggaggaaaagaaaattcttAAGACGAAACATAGGAGAATCGACCAGTTAACTTTCGCAGCTTCAAGTACCTTGACTTACATTGTAATGGTACTTCTTTGTAATTGCGCCTTTGGTATGATGTAAACACTGACATTGTCGAATATGTCCTTAGATATGTAATTGTCAGGCACCTGTAAAATAACGCAACTACCGTAAGTCACAAATGAAATGTTTACGCACTCGCACTTGACGCACGCTACCCTAACCTGGCATGTAATTTTGGGTCCCGCTATATGGTGAAATTCGGCAAAAAATATGCATCGAATCGGATCCTCTTGTTCCTTGTCCCCGACACTTTCCAACGAAACGGATGCCATTGTGTGTCTCTCTGTCTTTTTACCGAGATTGTCGTGCGTCCGGCGTCATTTAAACTTTTGATTGAAACGTCAAGCAAAAGGGGTTAGGTTAGGGGAGAAGGAAATGATCGGCACTGCTGCCATCTAATAACCTTAAACACGTGCAAGCGAACTAAAATCGAGCTCGAGAGCTCGAGCACATGTGGAAAGCGTGCCGGAGCTCGAACGACGAGGCATATGTACATCTTGTTTTAATTTAGTGATTTTACGAGATGAGTAAAAGAAAACTTGACGACGAGACCGACGCCGCTCCGGCGGACACCGAGGTCAAGAGAGTTCTATCTCGTTTCAAATCTGACACTGGCCAAGTTCTACCTGGTGGCTTGTTGGACCTGCCGGTTGACATCACGGTGGATAAACTGCAAGCAATTTGCAATGCTCTGCTGCAGCAAGAGGAGCCGTTGCCCCTAGCATTTTACGTGAACAATGTAGAAGTCACGGACGTATTGAAAAAGTATGTTGGCAAGGATTTCAGCATCAGCGAGGACGTTGTGGAGATTGTATATCAGCCGCAAGCGGTATTTAAAGTCAGAGCTGTCACGAGATGCACCGGATCCTTAGAAGGTCACTGGCAGCCGCCGTGCAGCACTCCATATCCaatgaaaaatgattatttcgTAAACTTTCGTTCTCTTCTATAGGTCACAAGGAAGCCGTTATATCCGTTGCGTTTTCACCGGATGG is a window of Temnothorax longispinosus isolate EJ_2023e chromosome 1, Tlon_JGU_v1, whole genome shotgun sequence DNA encoding:
- the LOC139825208 gene encoding cilia- and flagella-associated protein 45; the protein is MSTKTKTVVRKTRSSNLEYRGDSRFPSGSACDRTLGDRPRHLKRSSAYEGKEVGRIRDKSGTRKYLIPSKEPMVYPKIMTRKEYEDLKERSRVITKEERQTTAEAAAKERERLTKESAARKEAIRMMDMKKSREKDPRTREIEEEARRRTMHILERAYNMRLEQEEEIQKCTRLILETKCRAIRDAQIAEKKLMEQELLEEEKRLHDMMEDERRWAIKEESRKEQEEAAKRLRFAKILKEQIVENEEQRVLEFEKKQEESRLINLNNIAWQQDEMEKLRNKEAENAKVRQELAEGNEQLKHFKAMEQEENKIIDIRIQNYHRMKEEREAKKMEEQKLERLRKEREKTRVAMRTVQTHELQAQIDEINAARVQEEVEREWRRKEKEEALKKLEAQKILQRQREEQINNKRIMQAIEIERERREFERRARVQKAAFCREKKELGQKQQQAQIHRSEILKQVNEKERERIAERQKMFEEGLAIRAETAIRKKKLQDAMERKYQEMRENKVPDIYINEVKRMIETIQ
- the Nprl2 gene encoding GATOR complex protein NPRL2, translating into MASVSLESVGDKEQEDPIRCIFFAEFHHIAGPKITCQVPDNYISKDIFDNVSVYIIPKAQLQRSTITITLKDYKILGFPVKIDDKKYARNAFYFNLCFVCDANARTVHYEPVVKKMSDFLMALEIENCFLSASDDKTRLAEMLAQVMQDLNMHKMCTLTEGTMTSHLKVVRLAPEPKPVLDHQVPIFLEDRESFQCDQWDLTTQQLLPYIDGFNHVARIAAEADVENNLVKSCVQNLVYYGVVTLIPIFQYSNVYAVTPKLRKLPDDLKLQERCIAYASKLARQPAFFRDIYRMYSSMTYGVSMKDLCQRLNPQNLRINERRLVQFGLIEGLIRRVYNYPVLLPGASCSEEAKNNPVYKYFKGTYSLDEICCNTGQSAAQIEDLIERDANVLMIWK